The Phocoena sinus isolate mPhoSin1 chromosome 17, mPhoSin1.pri, whole genome shotgun sequence genome contains a region encoding:
- the LOC116742261 gene encoding translation initiation factor IF-2-like encodes MPPARAVGGPVTEPRLPLARAQAPRPRPQPAGPPPRAHARSRRREDPPPAHAAAAAAAAAAAAAQRRVGRPGERPAAPSRRDTHSSPPTHPPPVQSSPSTPSPSHQARRPPGLVSTLKGTRPHAEQDDSGPQAERGRWSGEPGLGLEAGGLGFPSSQSQAEVLEVPLSRAGQAMQPELPPRPSWGPELACPRAGPRPQYCDSQPHVSTQRSQEHLGAELPHLPHSRSPGHLPRSRCGSCSRRRS; translated from the exons ATGCCGCCAGCGCGGGCCGTGGGCGGCCCCGTCACCGAGCCACGGCTCCCATTGGCCCGGGCGCAGGCTCCCCGCCCGCGCCCCCAGCCTGCCGGCCCGCCTCCCCGCGCCCACGCGCGCTCCCGGCGGAGGGAGGACCCACCCCCTGCAcacgcggcggcggcggcggcggcggcggcggcggcggcggc ccaGCGCCGGGTAGGGAGGCCCGGTGAGCGCCCCGCCGCCCCCAGCCGGAG agATACTCATagctccccacccacccatcctccCCCAGTCCAGTCATCCCCGTCCACGCCCAGCCCCTCACACCAGGCCCGCCGGCCCCCGGGTCTCGTTAGCACACTCAAGGGCACGCGG CCTCACGCAGAGCAGGACGACTCAGGGCCGCAGGCCGAGCGTGGCAGGTGGAGCGGGGAGCCAGGCCTGGGCCTGGAGGCGGGGGGCCTGGGCTTCCCCAGCTCTCAGAGCCAGGCTG AGGTGCTGGAGGTACCCCTCAGCAGGGCAGGACAGGCCATGCAACCCGAGCTCCCTCCCCGGCCCTCCTGGGGGCCAGAGCTGGCCTGCCCTCGAGCAGGGCCCCGGCCACAGTACTGCGACTCCCAGCCTCACGTGAGCACCCAGCGCTCGCAGGAGCACCTTGGGGCGGAGCTCCCGCATCTCCCGCACTCGCGCTCTCCCGGCCACCTGCCCAGGAGCCGCTGTGGCAGCTGCTCGCGGAGGAGAAGCTGA